Part of the Companilactobacillus zhachilii genome is shown below.
ATGAAACGTAAACCTCGTGGTCGTAAATCAAGCTTCCTTAGTGGTGGAATCGGTTCAGCTATCGTCTACCAAGGTATTTTAGAAGGCTTAATCACCTTAGGAGTCTACGCTCTTGCCCTAACATTCCCGGTTCATACAGGAAATGCTGCCATTCATGCGGATGCTTTAACAATGGCCTACGCAACTTTGGCTTTGATCCAACTATTCCACGCTTTCAATGTTAAATCGACGTATCAATCAATCTTCAAAATACATCCATTCAAAAATAAAATGTTCAATATCGGTGTTGCAGCTTCATTCATCATGGTTGCAGCTACAATCGTTATTCCAGGTTTCAACAGTCTATTCCATGTCTCAGAATTGAATCTAGTACAATGGTTAACTGTTTTAGGAGCCGGTTTATTGATGATTGTGATTGTCGAAATAGTAAAATTATTTCAACGTCGTTCGATGAAAAACTAAAAGTAACATATTATTTAAAATTAAAGAGGCTAGCTATCTTCTGGTATAAATCCAAAAAGATAGCTAGCCTTTTGCGCTGTTATGTTAACTAATATTTTGTAAAGAAAATTTTACACACAATCCTAAATATTTCATATTCTTAATTCTATTCATTTGCTAAACTTTAATAACCAAACAGTTCGCACTATCACAATTCGACCAAGAACAAAAGGGGCGAGAGACTGATGAGAATCGTTCACATATTTTTTGAAATCTTATTTCACTTCCAAATAATTGGATCAATGTTTTTTAACTATCAAATAGTTACGGCCTTTCGGAAATTCAATTTGATTGTAGCAATACTAAGTTTAGTCATGGGCTGGGGAACGCAAATGATATTTATTTGGTTAATATCGTGTCTTTGGTCGATTTTATTACTAATCATTAGTTTTATTAGAGACCTACATACATCCAATCATCAACAATGGCCATAAAATAATCCCATGACCTTCAAAACATCTTTATTTTTGACTGAGAATCAGTTTATTCATTCCGTCATTCATTTTTTCATCATCCTGTTGGTTCCAATCGTTTTGAGAGAAATTGTTTTTTCCAGAAGAACCTCCACCAATGGATTTTGCCTCGGGAGTTCTCCGATATTGTCCATCATCATCTTGGAAAAAAACGGATTTATTTGCAAAGTGTGTCATCCAAAATTCACCAGGAATATTATTTGTACCTGCTGGAGTCTTAGAAAGAACCATTGCAATCTTGTCCCCAGCTTTTGGCAAGCGGTTATTACTATACTCAACAGTAACAATTTTATCTGAAGTGATTTCTTCGTTCGACATATTCATAAATTTCTTATCGGACACAGGTGCCAGCAATTCTTTTTGAGAAATATTTCCTCCTAAAAACATTACTCGAATAACTTTACCAAGCTGCGAATTATCCCCGTGTAGAACCTTCTTCACGCCCATATTTGCAATTGTGTAAGGTAAATTATCAGCAACAAAGCTCTTCAAGCCGGTTACTTCACCGATAATTGTTAACTGTCCAGAATCAACCATTTTAGAAAATGTAGTAGGGTAATTTACAAATGCCATTTCTGATCCTTGTTGGATCTTTTGGTGACTATAAAATTTACGGTTAATTTGTTCAGCCGTTTTTTTGTCGATAAAATTCCTTTTTTGATTGGCCATGACTTGTTCTTTAGCAATATTAGATGTTTTGACATTACTATAATATGTTGTAGAAGCCACAAATAACAATATTGCAGCAATGCTACTGATGATTAATTTCTTTTTCAAAATTGTACCCCCGTTGTTTTTTCATTTTACATGAAAGCAGGGTAATAAGAAGTAATTACTGGCTTCTTTGACCATTGTTTATCAGTATAATTTTAAATAATTATCTTGGTCAAACTATATATATATTATCGTATGAAAGATAAAAACTTTTGCTAGTGTTGTAAATGTCAGCAAAAAATGTATCTAAATTTTGAATGTTAAATAATAACTGCATTATTAGTAGTTCAGATTAATTGCTTAAAGTACATCATAAATTAGCATCTATATATTACAAAGAAGATTCATTAAGAACGATTAAATTATTATTGATGTACATAATTCATTAACAAATTGCAGTATCAAACATCAAATTGTCAGCAAACATAATTGAGCTTATTTTACTAATGCTGACACGCGCATTCTATGAACGAGTTATTTAAAAGACGATCAGTTATTCGTTGAAAGATAAATCTATAAACGTCATTAAAAACTATCAATTTGTAAACAACCAAAAAAGGGATATTTAATCAAATATAGTATTAGGGAACGGTCGTAATCTTAAATTATCTATCTAAGGTTACATAATACATATTATATGAAGCTAAATATTTTTACCCAAGAGGGCTATTTTTTTTAAATATTTTAATGAATCTGTTCGATAATCATATTTGTTGATGATTTCATTTAACGCAACATCATTATGTGTGAATGCTTTGCCATCTGAAAAGATCCGCTCATATAATTCAATGAATGGTAAATCATTTTCGGCCGCAAAGTTTAATTCATCTTTGATTGAATATGATACTTTACGAAAGTCGATTCCACCATATCCAGTATCATCAAAAGTTAAAATCGTGTACTGAGCGCGTCTGTCAGAACTAAATTTAGACCAAGCTGTATACGGTTGACCAATTGAACCAGGATTAATGATTAATTGATCGTGGCTGCTAGTTCTAAATAACTGATGATGTGTATGACCATAAATGGCTATATCATAAGGTTCATCAAACAGCAATTTATCGAAATTTTGCTGTTTTTCATATGGCAATAGCTCATGACCATAATTTTTAGCAGGATAATTGTGTGCTAACAGTATTTTTAGGCCATTTAACGACACTTTGGAAGAAATAGGCCAATGTTTGATTTGCTCCAGATACTTGTTATTCAGGTGATTATAGACGTATTTGACCAACTCGATAATATAGGGCGTTTGAGGTTCGTCAATATAGGCTTTACCAATTGAAACGATGTCCTCGAAAAGGAAGTTGTCCCAGTTACCACGAATCATCTGGGTGGTATTAATAGAATTTAATAGTCTCATTATAGAGTCCGTACCTGGACCAGGCATTAAGAGGTCGCCAAGAAACCAATATTCTGATACGTTTTGAGCCTCTGCGTCTGAAACGACATTGCGAAAGGCAGTGTAGTTGCCATGAATGTCCGAAATTATTGCTACCTTTTTCATTGATTTACCCTCTATTTGGTCCCTGCTTTAGTTTGTTTCACGATTGATTTTACTCTTTTCCGGTCGGTTGTTTATGGTTTGCTGTTATTTTTTTGAAGTATGTTTTCGTAAAACATTTTATTTAATTTATGCTTTCAGACAAAATAATTCAATAATTATAAACTATCACGTTGATTTATTGACTATTTTCATTCATTTTCTCCATGAACCCATCATCTATTTGTCGCAGAATGCGCCTCTCAGCACTCTCCTAACCTGCTTTTTATCAAAAATTTCCGGGGTTTGATCCCCCTTTGTCAAATATCTATTAGCCGAATCCCACCATATCAACGTTTGTCTTGCCTACTCTATTTAACTCTCTTTTTCGCAAATAACAATAAAAAAATAGTCAATTATTTAACTGACTATTTCATCACTACTCTTCTGACTTGCTTGGTAATCCTTAATCGCTGCAAGGAAACTCTCACCATACTGCTCGAGCTTCATCTTACCTACTCCACTAACGGCCAAGAATTCTTGACTATCAGTCGGAATACGCACACACATATCTTTCAAAGTCTTGTCTGAAAAGATCATAAATGGTGGTAGAGCTTGCTTACGAGCAAATTCAAGCCGCAAACTGCGTAATTTCTCAAACAAATTAACATCAAAGCTACCATCGGCAACCATTGACTTACTAGGTGCAACACGATTAAGATCACGTCTCTTAGCGACATTCATTTTGCCTTTCAAAACGTCAGCACCCTTCTTCGACAAAATCAAAGTTGGATATTCACCGCCACTACTACCAAGAAATCCATTGGCGGATAAAAATTCGATCAAACGGCTAGTTTCCTTCAAAGTTTTATCCTTGAAAATACCAAAAGTTGTTAATTTCTCAAAATGCCGCCAATCGTTAGCAACGTCTTCTTTACCAACTAAAACACGAGTTGTGATCTTCTTACCATAGCGTTGTCCCATACGTACGACACAACTTAAAACCTTTTGAGCATCTGACGTCACATCGACTACTTCTCGATCATCCAAGCAATTGGAACACCGACCACAAACGTCAGTATCCTTCTCCCCAAAATAATCTAGGATAAACTTCATCAAACAAGTTTCAGTTTCGGCATAGCGACTCATTTCAAACAGTTTATTCTTTAAACTAAGTTTATACTGGTCATCCCCCAGCGACTTATCGATGAAGAACTGATGTAGTCTTAAGTCGGCCGGCGTATAAAGCAAGATAGCCTCCGCTGGCAATCCATCACGTCCTGCACGCCCTACTTCTTGATAATAACTTTCTATTGTCCCAGGAATCGTAAAATGTAGCACATAGCGAACATTAGTCTTATTAATCCCCATACCGAAAGCATTAGTCGCAACAATCACGTTAATTCGGTCAAACAAGAAGTCTTCTTGCTGCTGATGACGCTCTTTATCACTTAAACCGGCATGATAACGTCCTACTTTGACGTCGTTTTCCTTGAGAAAATCATAAATATTATCAACATCTTCTCTACGACCTGCATAAATAATCCCTGATTCGTCAAGATGAGCTTTGACATAGTTCAATATGTATTGCGGCTTATCGACCCCACGCTCAATTTTAAGTGCCAGATTATCGCGATCAAAACCAGTTTTGACAATATTTTCGTCAGGAATATCTAAAATGTGAGCCAAGTCATCCTGCACTTGCTCAGTAGCGGTTGCTGTTAAAGCTAGCCAAGCGATATCACCGGGTAATTGCTGTAAAGGTTCAACCATTTTGAGATAACTATTACGAAAGTCATGGCCCCAAGAAGACAAAACATGTGCTTCGTCAATTGCAATCAGTGATATATCTAAAGCAGACAACCAACTATAAAATTCGTCGTCAACAATCTTCTCTGGCGCAACAAACAACAGTTTAACAGCTCCACTCTCGATATAACGCATACGTTCTTCTCGATCATGCCACTCGACCGTACTATTCAAAAATGTTGCTGGAATCCCAACTTCATTTAAACTATCGACTTGATCCTTCATCAATGATATCAATGGTGAAACGACCAACGTTAGACCTGGAAGCACTGTCGCTGGTAATTGATAACAAATTGACTTACCACCACCAGTTGGCATAATTCCCATGGCTTTTTTGCCATCTAAAACCTTCTCGATCAATTCTTTTTGACCAGGTCTAAAAGTATCATAACCAAATTCTTCTTTTAAGATGGTCTCTAATTTCAAGGTGAAAACTCCTTATTTGTCTAAAATATATAGATAAAGCATATCACAAATTAGCTAACAATTACTTCCTAGTTAGTCATCCCTTTAAAAGGGAGTCAATTTAAATTACGTCATAAATCAAAAAAAGAGACTGAGTCGTAACTGTTTTTGTCTTAAAAATACAACAAAAAACTAGTCATCCCACAATCTCCATTATTTACGTTCTAAATCCAATAACGATTTCTTCATAGCTACCCCACCACGGTACCCTCCTAGTTGCCCGGCTTTAGTCAAAACTCGATGGCAGGGGATAACCATTAACAGCGGATTCTTACCAATGGCACTCCCCACGGCCCTGCTTGCTTTCGGACGGCCTATTGCTTGAGCTATCTCGGTGTAATTAGTGACTGCTCCATAAGGTATTTTTTCCAGAGCCTGCCAAACATCTTTTTGAAATGATGTTCCAGAAATATCAGTATTTACATTAAAAGCCTGTCTCTTACCGGTTAGGTACTCTTCTAATTGCTTAGCATAGACTGCTACTTGCTGATGATCATGAAACAACTGACAATCATAAAATTGCTTGATCTCGTCTATTGATCCATCCCTTGACCCTACAAAAGCTAAACCTTTTTTCGTCGCACCAATAACATAAGAATGTTGATCAATTTCTAAAATATCATAATAAATTTTTTGCATAGTTTTTCACCAACTTTTCTGTAGCCTTATTATATGCTAAACTTCACTTAAAAATCTTGCATTCTAATTCGAGGTCGTCTATGAAATATCCTTTAACTAAAAACCGGTGGACCGCTATTATCAACAATGATGCAACTAAAGACGGAACTTTTTACTATGGCGTTAAAACTACCAAAATTTTTTGTAAACCTTCGTGCCACTCTAAGGTGCCTAATAAAAACAATGTACTTATCTTTAAAACTATCGATGAGGCTCTAAACCTTGGCTTCCGTCCTTGTAAGAGATGTCAGCCCACAGGTAAGAATTTACCAAATAGTCTTTGGATAAAACAAATTCAAACCTATTTAGCTTTAAATTACCAACAACCTTTGACTTTAATCAAAATTGCTGAAGACTGTCACGGTAGTGTCTCTAATCTTCAACGAACATTTAAAAAGGTCACTGGTCAAAGTCCGACTGAGTATTTAACGACGCTTCGCTTACAACACAGCCAAAAGCTCTTGCAAGAGACCAATTATTCAATTAAGACCATTGCCATCCGTAGTGGTTTTAATAGCGATACTTACTATAACACGCTCTTTAAAAAGCACTTCAATCAAACCCCGCAAGATTATCGTATAGGCATACAATCCTAAGCAATAGAACTCTTCTCCATGATTACAAGTTCTTGCAAATTATAATAATTTATCTATAATTGTATTAACGCGTAAAATGTAAGCGCATTAGCAATGTTTTTTTTGCTTTTGGTTCATACTGACTGGCTTGAAAAGTACCGGATTATTTAATCACCTCTACTTTAACTTTTCTAGTGTCACAGCAATCATTTGTCATTGAAGTATGTTGCTAAGAATTGTAAGGAGGAAGATTAAGTATGGGATTGTTCTCTCGAAAGAAAGTTGACGAATTTGTAGCTCCAGCTAACGGAGATTTGATACATTTAGATAAAGTTAGTGATCCAGTGTTCTCACAAAAGCTTATGGGTGATGGTTACGCCGTTCAACCTAGTGCAAATGAAGTTGTAGCCCCTATCGGTGGTGTCATTGGAACGATTTTTCCAACTAAGCACGCCTTAATGATTACAAGTAAACATGGCTTAGAAATTATGCTTCATTTAGGCATTGATACAGTTGAATTAAAGGGAGCACCTTTTGAAGTCTTTGTTAAGGAAGGCCAAACTGTCAAAGCTGGACAAAAGTTAGCCACGATGGATCTAGAAGAAATCAAAGCTGCTAGTAAAGACGATGCTATCATGTCAATTATTACTAATGGCGACTCCGTCAAAGAAATGGGCTCATTTGATGAGAAGTCAGTTACAGCCGGTGATGATGTTTTATCAATCGATGTTAAATAATTAACTATCAGAGTTAGGACAAGGTTCCTAGCTCTTTTTTTACCCATTTATAGACAAACGGTATAATAAATAATAAAGGAGGCCTAATGATGGTTAAAATTCCGTATCTAACTGGATTTGAAGCTTATTTAAAGACCAGACACATTTCCCCAAAAGCCCACACTGAGTATATGAACTCACTAACTGACTTTTTTAATTTCACCATTCAACATAACAATGATTATAAAATTTCCGAAGATATTAAAGACGTTCACGAAATGGACGTGCGGCTTTTTAAAAACTTCATGCTTGATAATCTCCAATTATCGGCTAGTACCATTAATAAAGTCATTAGTAATCTAAACGTCTATTTTAAATACCTCTTTGGTGTCAAAAAAACGCCTGAGATACCTACTTTAAATGTTAATAGTGTTACGGTACCCAAGCAGTCCG
Proteins encoded:
- a CDS encoding metallophosphoesterase family protein, which gives rise to MKKVAIISDIHGNYTAFRNVVSDAEAQNVSEYWFLGDLLMPGPGTDSIMRLLNSINTTQMIRGNWDNFLFEDIVSIGKAYIDEPQTPYIIELVKYVYNHLNNKYLEQIKHWPISSKVSLNGLKILLAHNYPAKNYGHELLPYEKQQNFDKLLFDEPYDIAIYGHTHHQLFRTSSHDQLIINPGSIGQPYTAWSKFSSDRRAQYTILTFDDTGYGGIDFRKVSYSIKDELNFAAENDLPFIELYERIFSDGKAFTHNDVALNEIINKYDYRTDSLKYLKKIALLGKNI
- a CDS encoding methylated-DNA--[protein]-cysteine S-methyltransferase, whose product is MQKIYYDILEIDQHSYVIGATKKGLAFVGSRDGSIDEIKQFYDCQLFHDHQQVAVYAKQLEEYLTGKRQAFNVNTDISGTSFQKDVWQALEKIPYGAVTNYTEIAQAIGRPKASRAVGSAIGKNPLLMVIPCHRVLTKAGQLGGYRGGVAMKKSLLDLERK
- a CDS encoding PTS sugar transporter subunit IIA; the encoded protein is MGLFSRKKVDEFVAPANGDLIHLDKVSDPVFSQKLMGDGYAVQPSANEVVAPIGGVIGTIFPTKHALMITSKHGLEIMLHLGIDTVELKGAPFEVFVKEGQTVKAGQKLATMDLEEIKAASKDDAIMSIITNGDSVKEMGSFDEKSVTAGDDVLSIDVK
- the recQ gene encoding DNA helicase RecQ; the encoded protein is MKLETILKEEFGYDTFRPGQKELIEKVLDGKKAMGIMPTGGGKSICYQLPATVLPGLTLVVSPLISLMKDQVDSLNEVGIPATFLNSTVEWHDREERMRYIESGAVKLLFVAPEKIVDDEFYSWLSALDISLIAIDEAHVLSSWGHDFRNSYLKMVEPLQQLPGDIAWLALTATATEQVQDDLAHILDIPDENIVKTGFDRDNLALKIERGVDKPQYILNYVKAHLDESGIIYAGRREDVDNIYDFLKENDVKVGRYHAGLSDKERHQQQEDFLFDRINVIVATNAFGMGINKTNVRYVLHFTIPGTIESYYQEVGRAGRDGLPAEAILLYTPADLRLHQFFIDKSLGDDQYKLSLKNKLFEMSRYAETETCLMKFILDYFGEKDTDVCGRCSNCLDDREVVDVTSDAQKVLSCVVRMGQRYGKKITTRVLVGKEDVANDWRHFEKLTTFGIFKDKTLKETSRLIEFLSANGFLGSSGGEYPTLILSKKGADVLKGKMNVAKRRDLNRVAPSKSMVADGSFDVNLFEKLRSLRLEFARKQALPPFMIFSDKTLKDMCVRIPTDSQEFLAVSGVGKMKLEQYGESFLAAIKDYQASQKSSDEIVS
- a CDS encoding bifunctional transcriptional activator/DNA repair enzyme AdaA, coding for MKYPLTKNRWTAIINNDATKDGTFYYGVKTTKIFCKPSCHSKVPNKNNVLIFKTIDEALNLGFRPCKRCQPTGKNLPNSLWIKQIQTYLALNYQQPLTLIKIAEDCHGSVSNLQRTFKKVTGQSPTEYLTTLRLQHSQKLLQETNYSIKTIAIRSGFNSDTYYNTLFKKHFNQTPQDYRIGIQS